tgccctgtacagagggcacaggacctATACAGAGGGCAGAGGACCCATCATTGCCCTGTACAGAGGGCAGAGGACCCATCACTCACCTGTGCAGACAATTTCGCCGTCCTCCATCAGTACGATGACGTCCGCTTTCTCCAGCAGTTCGGTGCGGTGGGTGCAGAGGATCCTTGTCTTGTGTCTGAGAATACCCAGAATGCATCTGTCCATGAGGTGAGCGGCCACATCTGTGTCCACTGCGGCCAGGGGGTCATCCAGGAGGTAAATGTCCTTCTCCTGTGGAGGTGAAGGAGGGTGATTAACCCCCCAGAGCAGCACGCTCTACCCACCAGTTCCTCCGCCATCTTCACAGAAGGAATGATTGCTGCTCTGAAGAGGCAGCATTAACAGTGGTGAGGGAGGACTCTGAAGGACACCATGATGAGTAATGACTACAGGAACTGCCGCCAGATTGTGACATTACCCAACCTGAAGAGGCCACGCCCAATTATGGAGGACTGTACCACCATGCTGCCTGCCCTGTGGGAGGAGCCTAGTTTTATCAGCTGCCCTGCGCTATGGCAGGGGGCAGGGGCCTAGTACTATCAGCTGTCCCAAGTCCTACTCTGTAGGAGGGGCCTAGTACTATCAGCTGTCCCAAGTCCTACTCTGTAGGAGGGGCCTAGTACTATCAGCTGTCCCAGGTCCTAGTACTAGGTCCCACCCACAGAGTATCAGCTGTCACAGGTGCTGCTTTGTAGCTAGAGCCTAGTACTATCAGCTGTCACAGGTCCTGCTCGGTGGGAGTAGAATAGTACTATCAGCTGTCACAGGTCCTGCTATGTAGGTAGAGCCTAGTACTATCAGCTGTCCCAGGTCCTGCTCTGTGGGAGGGGCCGAGTCCTATCAGCTGTCACAGGGCCTGCTCTGTGGGAGGAGCCTTGTACAATCAgctgtcacagagcatgctctgtAGGTACAACCTAGTACTATCAGCTCTCACAGGTCCTGCTTTGTGGCAGGAGCCTAATACTATCAGCTGTCACAGTCCTGCACTGTGGGAGAAGCCTTGTACTATCATCTGTCACAGGTCCTGCACTGTGGGAGGAGCCTTGTACTACCAGCTGTCACAGGGCCTGCTCTGTGGGAGGAGCCTAGTACTATCAGCTCTCACAGGGCCTGCACTGTGGGAGGAGCCTTGTACTATTATCTGTCACAGGTCCTGCACTGTGGGAGAAGCCTTGTACTATCATCTGTCACAGGTCCTGCACTGTGGGAGGAGCCTTGTACTACCAGCTGTCACAGGGCAGGCACTGTGGGAGGAGCCTTGTACTATCAGCTGTCAAAATTCCTCAACCACCACTAGGATTCTATAGACAGGGACTCACCTGATATACAGCCCGGGCCAGGCTTATCCGAGCCTTCTGCCCTCCACTCAATGTCACGCCATTCTCCCCGACCTCTGTCTGGTCACCAGCTGGCAAAATCTGAAGTGGAGGAGAATGGTGAGGTCAGATAGTTAGTTGATTGGTTGTCAATATGGCGAGTCCTCCCCCAAAAGGATATACAAAATAAAAGGTTTTCCACAATCCTACCAAATAAACAAGAGGACCTGAACCCCAACTGCTTccccaacagctggagaagcCGGACCTGCCACCTAAACCCCAACTGCTAGAGAAGCCAGACCTAGAACCTGAACCCCAACGACTGACGAAACCAGACCTGGGACCTCAACTCTAATTGCAGTCACGTCCCCCAACAGCCAAAGAAGCTCAAGCTCACCCAATATCTGTAGaagctggacctgaacccaatctgcTGCCACGTCCCCAATAGTTGGAGAAACCGGATCTACTACCTGAACCCCAACTGCTGGGGAAGCTGGAACTAGGGCCTGAACCCCATTACCTGGAGAAACTGGACCTGAACTCCAACTGCTGTCTTGCTCCCCAACAGCCGGAGAAGCCAGATCTGGGACCTTAACCCCAACTGCTGGAGAAGATGGACCCGGGACCTGAACTCCATCTGCTGCCAcgtcccccaacagctggagaagATGGACCTGAACCCTAACTGTTGGGACATCACCCAACAACTGGAGAAGTCAGACCTGGGACCTTAACCCCAACTGCTGGAGAAGCCACACCTGTGAGCTGAACTCCAACTGCTGCCATGTCCCCCAACGACTGTTGAAGCTGGACTTGTGACCTGAACTCCAACTGCTGGGATGCCCCCCAACATCTGGAGAAGTCAGACCTGGAACCTGAACCCCAACTGCTGGAGAAGCTGGACCTGGGACCTCAACCCCAACTGCTGCCACTGTCCCCCAATGACTGAAGAAGCTGGACCTGTGGCCTAAACTCCAAGTGCCACCACTCACGTTGAGGTCCGGGCTCAGGGCGCAGGCCTCCAGCACCTCCTTGTACAGGCGCTCATTGTACTCCTTCCCAAACAGGATGTTCTCTCGGATGGTGGCGAACTGGATCCACGACTCCTGAGCTACAAACCCAAATCCAAACTCCTGGTGTGCGACAAACAAGTCTCCGCCCAGCCTGCCGCAAGAACAGAAAAGACGCGCTTTACTATGTGCCCCGGAGCTGCGCTCCAGCATCTGAGAGCCGCCATTACCTGCCAAGTTCTCCGGTGATCGCTGAGAGTAACGAGCTCTTCCCGCAGCCAACCTTCCCGACAACCGCCAGCAGCATGCCCTGTGAAAGAGGCCGACACCGATAACGTGACCCCAAAAACTCACAGGAATGAGGAGGGTGCAACACCACAAGGATGtggaaaagtattcataccccgcaAGAACAAGTTATCAACCCCCAGAGAGTAGATATGAAAAACATCAGCtctagatgtgactggagtataagacagaaTGATATAACAGCAGACATgtggctgcagctctggatgtgactggagtataagacatgatgcAATAGCCATTTCTTGGCGGCAGAGCTGAGTGGGGGTCAGTACAGGGTGTATAGCCGGGTGGTTATCTGGGGGTTCAGGCTGGGGGGCGCCTCACCTCCTTCACAGACAGCTGCTGGATAAAGAGGGTGAAGGATCTGGATTCCTTGACCTCTGACCCCCAGGAGAAGGTGGCATTCCTCATCTCCACCGCCAGACGTCCATTTCTAGAAGGAGCTGAAACGACAGCAGAGACTTCAGGTCGTGTGGGGCAAGGTGTGGGCGCAGGGCGGGGACACTTACCTTCCACCCGGTAGTAGCGCAGCATGTCCTGCTCCGGGAGCCCCAGGAAGCTCTCCACCCGCTCCAGGGACACCTTGGCCTCCAAAACTCCATTCAGCACCCAGGGGAAGTTATTGAGGGGCAGAATTAACATCCCCACCAGAGCCAAGGAGGTGAACACCTGCAAGGGAGGAGGGCAGGGTCAGGAAACCGGAAGAAGCGCAGTCACGAGGTGAAGAGGGAGCGCGGAATGAAGAGGAAGAGAGAGGGGGCGGGGTCAGGATGGGTGGGGAATAGAGGTGGAGAGGAGGTGGGGTCAGGATGGGTGGGAAATAGAGTTGGAAAAGGGGCGGGGTCAGGATGGGTGGGAAATAGAggtggagaaggggaggggtcaGGAGAGCATATAGGTGGGGAGTGGGCGGGGTCAGGTGTATTGTCTGCTGCACCCGACATGATGGCACTCACCTTAGCCGCAGTCAGCTGGTGTCCAAGCAACACATAGGTGATGAATGTGATGATGGATATAAGGACGGGCAGCGCCGCCCACAGGTAAACACACACCGCGTCCAGCAGCTTAATAGCACGAAGACTGCGCAGCTCTCGTGCCCGTAACGTAGACACCAGACGGGCAAAATGTTCCTCCCACGTGTAAAACTTCACCACCCGCATCCCGGACAGGAGCTCCGTCACCAGCTGGAGAGACAGcgaactgtgacatcactgccctccagatataaggtatattatacaggaggtgacatcactgccctccagatatcagttatattatacaggaggtgacatcactgccctccagatatcagttatattatacaggaggtgacatcactgctctccagatatcagttatattatacaggaggtgacatcactgccctccagatatcagttagattatacaggaggtgacatcactgctctccagatatcagttatattacacaggaggtgacatcactgccctccagatatcagttagattatacaggaggtgacatcaccgctctccagatataaggtatattatacaggaggtgacatcagtgctctccagatatcagttatattatacaggaggtgacatcactgccctccagatataaggtatattatacaggaggtgacatcactgccctccagatatcagttatattatacaggaggtgacatcaccgctctccagatataaggtatattatacaggaggtgacatcaccgctctccagatatcagttatattatacaggaggtgacatcactgctctccagatatcaggtatattatacaggaggtgacatcaccgccctccagatatcagttatattatacaggaggtgacatcactgctctccagatatcagttacattatacaggaggtgacatcactgccctccagatatcagttatattatacaggaggtgacatcactgctctccagatatcaggtatattatacaggaggtgacatcaccgccctccagatatcagttatattatacaggaggtgacatcactgctctccagatatcagttacattatacaggaggtgacatcaccggtcTCCAGTTATcaggtatattatacaggaggtgacatcactgccctccagatatcagttatattatacaggaggtgacatcaccgctctccagatatcagttatattatacaggaggtgacatcaccgccctccagttatcagttatattatacaggaggtgacatcactgctctccagatatcagttacattatacaggaggtgacatcactgccctccagatatcagttatattatacaggaggtgacatcaccgctctccagatatcagttatattatacaggaggtgacatcaccgccctccagttatcagttatattatacaggaggtgacatcactgctctccagatatcagttacattatacaggaggtgacatcactgctctccagatatcagttacattatacaggaggtggcatcactgctctccagatatcagctatattatacaggaggtgacatcaccgctctccagattatACAGCAATGACATTGCACACAGATACTGAGGGCTCCTACCTTGACCCGGGCATCCTTATGTTGCAGCATTTCTTTGTTGTTGTGCATTATACGGCTGGCGATGACTTTGTTGAGGGGCACCAGTAGAAGTGCCAGGCCCAGACCCCCGAGAAAGGCAATGCCCACCTGCAAGTACATGAGGTAGAGTGTGACTGAGAACTGCACCGGGAGGCTCCAGAGTTCATGGAAGCTGCGGCAGAAGTTCGATATCCGATCAGCATCTGTGCTCATGAAGTTGATGACTTCCCCTGGGGAGAACTTGGCCAGGCCAGTCCCCTCCCCACGGAGGGTCTTCTGGTAGATGCTGGTGAGCACTGAGGCCCGCACGGAGAGCATCAGCTTGTTAATCTGATGTGTGAACTGATTCTGAACCAGGGCACCAAGAAGTCCAGTGGTGAAGAGTCCGATGGTGTACAGCACACCCCAGCTGAGAGCCTCCTGCCTTGTCTCCATGAAATTCACCAGGAGATTAAGCAGCACAGGCCCCATGAAGATCAGAGCACAGGAGAAAAGCTTCAGGACTCCCAGGGAGTAATAATGAGCTCCGAAACAGGAGTGCAGCGCCCAAAGGAGGCTCGGGGCTCCAGGGCCACACTTAGAGAAGAAGTTCCTGCGGATCCTTGGTGTTTGGAGATGACGGGGCAAAAGATAAACATCCTGAGGGCACTTCAGTGCTCCACATGctcctctttgtagcaggggcttCATCCAAAAATAGAAGAATCGTGACAACCAACTTTCACCGTCCTCTGCTGGTTCCTCATCACTGTCGGGGAACGAGGCGACCAAAGGAGAATATTCACCGTCATCGTTGACGGAGACAACGGTAGGAGACGTGAGGTGACGAGGAGGGACAAGAAAGGCGCATAAATAAACAATGATGCAAAAGAGGCGAAGACATGACACCGAGAAGCGGGAGACCAGCACCATGTTCAGAGGTGACCTCACTGCTCCCTCCTCACACAGCCACACCATCATAATCACCACTGACGGGGTCACCAGGAGGACCGCAAACATCAGACTCACAGGTCCCCGAGTATTTCCATAGCAGGACTTTCGGAGGTTGAGGAGTGATAGAAAGTGGGTGATCCATGCTAAGCAGGACACACTCCCGTTAAGGACCTCTAAATTGGTGGTAACTTCACGGGGAAAAAGAGCTCCAAGGACCAAATCAGCAGCACAAAGGCACGATATGACGAAGGAGATGCAAGTCCTGCACAGCCATGGAGCACTCGTGCAGCCAGAAATGCCATGCCTACAAGAAGACAGAATAACCAGTCAGGAACAAGATCAGAGACATCATCATGGTGGTAGCTCTGCTCCGACACAAATGGCGACCTTCTCCAGACACATTTCCAATATTTCTTAGTGAACACAGTCTGCCCTTTAAAAAATTCTATCCTACTTAAGACCATCAACCATCCGCAGCTTCCCCATTCTTCCCCTCCAGATAACGTGACCTCCCTTCTTCCTCTAAGGTGAACATGACTTCCATTCCCTCTTCTTCCTCTAAGGTGAACATGATTTCCATTCCCTCTTCTTCCTATCTGGTGAACATGACCTCCATTCCCTCTTCTTCCTATCTGGTGAACATGACCTCCATTCCCTCTTCTTCCTACCTGGTGAACATGACCTCCATTCCCTCTTCTTCCTATCTGGTGAACATGACCTCCATTCCCTCTTCTTCCTACCTGGTGAACATGACCTCCATTCCCTCTTCTTCCTATCTGGTGAACATGACCTCCATTCCCTCTTCTTCCTATCTGGTGGACATGACCTCCATTCCCTCTTCTTCCTATCTGGTGGACATGAGCTCCATTCCCTCTTCTACCTATCTGGTGGACATGACCTCCATTCCCTCTACTTCCTATCTGGTGAACATGACCTCCATTCCCTCTTGTTCCTATCTGGTGAACATGACCTCCATTCCCTCTTGTTCCTATCTGGTGGACATGACCTCCATTCCCTCTTCTTCCTATCTGGTGGACATGAGCTCCATTCCCTCTTCCACCTATCTG
The sequence above is a segment of the Bufo bufo chromosome 4, aBufBuf1.1, whole genome shotgun sequence genome. Coding sequences within it:
- the LOC120999840 gene encoding ATP-binding cassette sub-family C member 10-like, producing MEDVLVQLCGSRSSDPVPIWVHGHVGLCFNHLLISCIPHVLLAVSSACHAGAPRHGISGCTSAPWLCRTCISFVISCLCAADLVLGALFPREVTTNLEVLNGSVSCLAWITHFLSLLNLRKSCYGNTRGPVSLMFAVLLVTPSVVIMMVWLCEEGAVRSPLNMVLVSRFSVSCLRLFCIIVYLCAFLVPPRHLTSPTVVSVNDDGEYSPLVASFPDSDEEPAEDGESWLSRFFYFWMKPLLQRGACGALKCPQDVYLLPRHLQTPRIRRNFFSKCGPGAPSLLWALHSCFGAHYYSLGVLKLFSCALIFMGPVLLNLLVNFMETRQEALSWGVLYTIGLFTTGLLGALVQNQFTHQINKLMLSVRASVLTSIYQKTLRGEGTGLAKFSPGEVINFMSTDADRISNFCRSFHELWSLPVQFSVTLYLMYLQVGIAFLGGLGLALLLVPLNKVIASRIMHNNKEMLQHKDARVKLVTELLSGMRVVKFYTWEEHFARLVSTLRARELRSLRAIKLLDAVCVYLWAALPVLISIITFITYVLLGHQLTAAKVFTSLALVGMLILPLNNFPWVLNGVLEAKVSLERVESFLGLPEQDMLRYYRVEAPSRNGRLAVEMRNATFSWGSEVKESRSFTLFIQQLSVKEGMLLAVVGKVGCGKSSLLSAITGELGRLGGDLFVAHQEFGFGFVAQESWIQFATIRENILFGKEYNERLYKEVLEACALSPDLNILPAGDQTEVGENGVTLSGGQKARISLARAVYQEKDIYLLDDPLAAVDTDVAAHLMDRCILGILRHKTRILCTHRTELLEKADVIVLMEDGEIVCTGPPEEVLPRVQKSPKLTPSSLQTSDDESSVSPDSLEDGDEGPLAAPGSGFKKEEEKKEGAVSLQVYVVYWRAVGATLGASVLLALLFMQASRNVSDWWLSFWITRLPDAPQNSSLVMVTPPVLAPSLLLFSVGGLVAPMSWEQSMGPNTSVGISFYLSVYGGIAVANSVFTALRALLFALGTVRAATVIHERLLKRVLRATVTFFDSTPAGRIINRFSSDLYCVDDSLPFILNIFLANAFGLLGMLVMISYGLPLILPILVPLAILYYYIQRYYRHSSRELKRLQSVTLSPIYSHFSETLTGLTTIRATRHADRFAEECESRMELNQRCLFACNTAVQWLDIRLQMIGVVVVTAIAIIALIQHQRSSGDPGLVGLSLSYALSITGLLSGLISSFTQTEAMMVSVERAEEYATTLPSEPTQGTVTVQPEWPQRGSIEFRDAVLCYRRGLPNALDGVSFIIRAGEKIGVVGRTGSGKSTMFLALFRMMELNSGLILIDDVSTRELSLDILRSRLAIIPQDAFLLSGSVRQNLDPLSHHTDEELQDVLGQCHLQDLVSRIGGLSADVGERGKNFSLGQRQLLCLARALLTEAKVLCIDEATASVDHQTDHLLQATIRQRFQERTVLTIAHRLHTIMDSDRVLVMHAGKVAEFDSPRILSSNRDSHFYRLIHSANSE